Below is a genomic region from Streptomyces roseoviridis.
GGCGTCGTACAGCTCCTTCCGCGCGCGCGGGAGCTGCATCCGCCGGTCGCGGTTCAGGGCGCACAGCAGCGCGCACATCAGCGGGTTGGTGGCGAGCCGACCGAGGTCCCGGCGGGCGGCGACGGCCTGGCGCAGCGAGGTCTCGTAGGCGGCGAGCGCCTCGTCGTCCGGGTCGTCGAGCCGGGCGGCGGCATGCCAGTGCGCCAGGAAGGCGCGGATGCCGTCCCGGTCCATCGGCAGCAGGGTGTGCGGGACGAAACCCTGCCGGGACAGCCACTCCTCGGGGACCGCCGACGGGCGGGTCGTGACCACGTACCGGGCCCGGGGGAAGGCCGTCACCAGTCCCTTCAGCCAGGTCTCGGTCCGCTGCCGGAGCCGTACGGGCACCTCGTCCACCCCGTCGACGAGGACCAGGGCGCGACCGCTCGTGAGGAGCTCCTCGGCCCAGCCGCTCGGAGCGCTCAGCGGTACCCCGGTCGCCCTGAGGAAGTCCTCGGGCACGGGCAGCGTGTCCGACGAGGTGAAGGCGCGCAGCCGCAGCACGAACGGCACACAGCGGTTCCAGTCGGTGAGCTCGCCGGAGAAGGAGCGGCGGGCGGCGTTCAGGGCCAGCCACTGCACCAGCGTGCTCTTCCCGGATCCGGCGGGGCCACGCAGCAGCAACCGGTCGGTGGTGGTGAGCGCCACTTCCGTGGTGACCGCGACCGGCCCCGTGCGCGCGAAGCCGTGGGCGGCTGCCTCCGGTCCCGCGTCCCCGCTCACCGCCAGGCTGATGTACGCCGTGTCCAGCGGCCACTCGCGCGCCGAGCGCCCCAGCGTCAGACCGAAGAGTTCAAGCCGGCCGTGCGTCGCCGCCACGTACCGCGCGTACCGCTCCTCGAAGGCGAGGGCCTCCGCCTCCGGCCGTGGCCGGTCCGAGGCCAGGGACTCCACCGCGTCCCGGGTGCGGTCCGCCGTCCGCAGCTGTTCCACGGCAGCCCGGGCCGGGAAGGACGGATCGGCGGTGTGCTGCTCCACCAGGTGGGCGCAGCACAGTTCGAGCAGCTCGTCGTAGAGATCCAGGGTCCTGCCGGAGAGGCCGGGGTCGGGGGAACGCAGCTCGCCCTGCAGCCGCGCCGGATCGAGGCCGGCGGCGAACAACCGGTCCGCGTCGATCGGGCCCGCCGCCGCGAAGGCGTCCCGTACCCCGTCGACAGCCGCCAGCCGTTCGTGCTCGGGCAGCGTCCCGTACCGCTCCACGAGCCGTCCGCCGAGGACCTTGGCCAGACGGTCCGGTCCTGCGGGCCGGGGAAGAAGCGGTCGGACGGGGGAGGGGACGAGGCCCGCTCCCTTCCTCGGCGTGGCGACGGACCGCACGACGGACCCCAGCACTGTCCCTGCGAGGCGCACAAGCGCAACTTCCAGACCCTGCAAGCCAGTTCCTCCCCCACCCTCGATGCGCCCCGCGATCGTACGCCGCCACGTCTTGTCGGAAGGTGCCAAAGCTTGCTGACAAGCCGTCTCGCATACTTGTCGGTAACGACGTCTAGCCGCGCCCGCCCCTCGCGCCTACCGTCGTCCGCATGCCGAACCTGCCCGATGTCGTGCTCTGGTCCATACCGGCGTTCGTCCTGCTCACCGTCCTGGAGATGGTCAGCTACCGGATCCACCCGGACGAGGACGCCGCCGGGTACGAGACGAAGGACGCCGCCACCAGCATCGGGATGGGGCTGGGGAGTCTCGTCTTCGACGCGCTGTGGAAGATCCCGGTCGTCGCGATCTACACCGCCGTCTACGAGCTGACGCCACTGCGGGTGCCCGTGCTGTGGTGGACGATCCCGCTCATGCTGCTCGCCCAGGACTTCTGCTACTACTGGCAGCACCGCGGGCACCACGTCGTCCGGATCCTGTGGGCCTGTCACGTCGTGCACCACAGCAGCCGGAAGTTCAACCTCACCACCGCGTTGCGACAGCCCTGGACCAGCCTCACCTCGTGGCCGTTCTACCTGCCGATGATCGCGCTCGGGGTGCACCCGGCCGCCGTGGCGTTCTGCTACTCGGTCAACCTCGTCTACCAGTTCTGGATCCACACCGAGCGGGTCGGGAAGCTGCCTCGGCCCTTCGAGTTCGTCCTCAACACCCCCTCGCACCACCGCGTCCACCACGCCTCCCAGGGCGGCTACCTGGACCGCAACTTCGGCGGCATCCTCATCGTCTGGGACCGGATGTTCGGCTCCTTCGTGCCCGAGACCGACAAACCCGTCTACGGCCTCACCAAGAACATCGAGACCTACAACCCGCTGCGGGTCGCCACCCACGAGTACGCCGCCATCGCCCGCGACCTGAAGGCCGCGCGCAGCTGGCGCGAGCGCGGCGGGCGGCTGTTCCGCGGGCCCGGCTGGCAGCCGGGCCCCGAGCAGCCCAAGGCCGGCGGCACCCAGGGCGGCACCGCACCCGAGCCCGCCGCATGAGCCGGCCCGACCGCGCCCCGGCGCCCGCGACCGCCCCCGCCGCCGAGGACCCCCGTGGCCCGCGCGCCTCCCGCGCCGCACGCCTCCTCCTCGGCGCCTTCCTCCTGGCCGCCGCCGTCGACCTGGTCTCCCTGCTCGCCGGCGCCGAGCTCGGCCACCGGATCGCCAAGCCCCTCCTGATGCCGCTGCTCGCCGCGTACGCGGTCGCCCGCGGCGGCCCGAGGCTCCTCACCGTCGCGCTGCTCTTCGGCTGGGGCGGCGACGTCTTCCTCCTCCTCGACGCGGACTGGGCCTTCCTCGTCGGCATGGGCTCCTTCGCCGCCGGACACGTCTGCTACCTGGTCCTCTTCGGCCGGCGCCGGACCTCCCCGGCTCTCGGCGCGCTCTACGCCGCCGCCCTCGCCGGCACCGTGACCGCCCTCTGGCCCGACCTGCCGGCCGAACTGCGCGTCCCGGTCGCCGGCTACTCCCTGCTGCTCACCGCGATGGCCTACCGGGCGAGCTCCCTCGGCCTCCTCGCCGGCGCGGGCGGCGCGCTGTTCCTGCTGTCCGACACCCTCATCGCCACCGGTGTCGCCGACTGGCCGCAGCCGCCCGTCCCCGACCTCTGGGTCATGCTCACCTACATCGCGGCGCAGTTCCTGCTGACCGAGGGCGCCCTGCGCACGGGGTACGGTGAACGCCGTACGACCGTCTGACAGCGAGGACCCATGCGCGCCACCACCATCCACGCCCCCTTCGACATGCGCGTGGAAGACGTGCCCGACGCCGTGGTGCGGGACGCCACGGACGCCGTCGTCCGCGTGGTCCGCGCCTGCATCTGCGGCAGCGACCTGTGGGCCTACCGCGGCGAGTCCGCCCGTACCCCGGGCCAGCGCATCGGACACGAGTTCCTCGGGATCGTCGAGGAAGCCGGCGCCGACGTGCGCGGCCTGAAGCCCGGCGACCTCGTCGTCGCCCCCTTCGTCTGGTCCGA
It encodes:
- a CDS encoding sterol desaturase family protein, which translates into the protein MPNLPDVVLWSIPAFVLLTVLEMVSYRIHPDEDAAGYETKDAATSIGMGLGSLVFDALWKIPVVAIYTAVYELTPLRVPVLWWTIPLMLLAQDFCYYWQHRGHHVVRILWACHVVHHSSRKFNLTTALRQPWTSLTSWPFYLPMIALGVHPAAVAFCYSVNLVYQFWIHTERVGKLPRPFEFVLNTPSHHRVHHASQGGYLDRNFGGILIVWDRMFGSFVPETDKPVYGLTKNIETYNPLRVATHEYAAIARDLKAARSWRERGGRLFRGPGWQPGPEQPKAGGTQGGTAPEPAA
- a CDS encoding lysoplasmalogenase translates to MSRPDRAPAPATAPAAEDPRGPRASRAARLLLGAFLLAAAVDLVSLLAGAELGHRIAKPLLMPLLAAYAVARGGPRLLTVALLFGWGGDVFLLLDADWAFLVGMGSFAAGHVCYLVLFGRRRTSPALGALYAAALAGTVTALWPDLPAELRVPVAGYSLLLTAMAYRASSLGLLAGAGGALFLLSDTLIATGVADWPQPPVPDLWVMLTYIAAQFLLTEGALRTGYGERRTTV